A genomic stretch from Acidimicrobiales bacterium includes:
- the meaB gene encoding methylmalonyl Co-A mutase-associated GTPase MeaB, with translation MARQRDPASLVEALRGGDRGALARALSVIERGGPDAREVGRLAFPHGGRAYTVGITGAPGSGKSTLTSALITGLRAASVEVAVLAIDPSSPFTGGAILGDRVRMQDHALDDGVFIRSMATRGHLGGLALATPQAVRVLDAAGAPWVLLETVGVGQVEVEVAGAADTTVVVVNPGWGDAVQANKAGLLEVADVFVINKADRDGVGETRRDLESMLEMSHHEGWRPPIIATVAAAEDRAGVDELWQAVTDHRAHLEASGGLRARRARRLDDELRAIVVHRLEEEALARTTGSDFDRLHAAVLERRVDPYTAANELLGEIVAD, from the coding sequence ATGGCACGGCAGCGGGATCCGGCTTCGCTCGTCGAGGCGTTGCGCGGCGGCGACCGTGGGGCGCTGGCGCGGGCCCTGTCGGTGATCGAGCGTGGCGGACCCGATGCCCGCGAGGTGGGCCGCCTGGCGTTCCCCCACGGCGGACGGGCCTACACCGTGGGCATCACCGGGGCGCCCGGATCCGGCAAGTCGACCCTGACCAGCGCGCTGATCACTGGCCTGCGGGCGGCGTCGGTGGAGGTGGCTGTGCTCGCCATCGACCCGTCGTCGCCCTTCACGGGTGGGGCCATCCTCGGCGACCGCGTCCGCATGCAGGACCACGCCCTCGACGACGGCGTCTTCATCCGGTCGATGGCGACCCGGGGGCACCTCGGTGGCCTGGCCCTCGCCACGCCCCAGGCGGTGCGGGTCCTCGACGCCGCGGGCGCTCCCTGGGTGCTGCTCGAGACGGTCGGTGTGGGCCAGGTCGAGGTCGAGGTGGCCGGCGCCGCCGACACCACCGTGGTCGTGGTCAACCCGGGGTGGGGCGACGCTGTCCAGGCCAACAAGGCCGGGCTGCTCGAGGTGGCCGACGTCTTCGTCATCAACAAGGCCGACCGCGACGGCGTGGGCGAGACCCGGCGCGACCTCGAGTCGATGCTGGAGATGTCGCACCACGAGGGGTGGCGCCCGCCGATCATCGCCACCGTCGCCGCCGCCGAGGACCGCGCGGGCGTCGACGAGCTGTGGCAGGCGGTGACCGACCACCGGGCGCACCTCGAGGCTTCCGGAGGTCTGCGCGCCCGCCGGGCCCGCCGCCTCGACGACGAGCTGCGGGCCATCGTCGTCCACCGCCTGGAGGAGGAGGCCCTCGCCCGCACCACCGGGTCAGACTTCGACCGCCTCCACGCCGCCGTGCTCGAGCGCCGGGTGGATCCCTACACCGCTGCCAACGAGCTCCTCGGCGAGATCGTCGCCGACTGA